The Montipora capricornis isolate CH-2021 chromosome 6, ASM3666992v2, whole genome shotgun sequence genome has a window encoding:
- the LOC138053379 gene encoding ubiquinone biosynthesis O-methyltransferase-like isoform X2: MWSSFLSNYSYYPKGSQHKIFLRFSQVDEEEIEKLSRPTSDWWNPNGEFAALHSMNKLRVSFIKKSLGHLQAHNINPSKPLKDFRILDVGCGGGILSEPLARLGANVTGVDASARNIHAALKHASYDPTVVNRVTYKCVTVEELAEKEPESYDCVVASEVIEHVMDIDTFLFASSQLIKPGGSLVVTTINRTALSYAAAIVGAEYVLRLVTPGTHDWNKFVTVEELSDLVSENGSEVVEVKGMSYLPIFNKWCWIEDTSVNYALRAIKNETTFSNSPPEEQTTRTDNG, translated from the exons ATGTGGTCTTCTTTCCTCTCGAATTATTCGTATTACCCGAAGGGTTCTCAACACAAGATATTTTTGCGTTTCAGCCAAG TTGATGAAGAGGAAATAGAGAAGCTGAGTCGACCGACAAGTGACTGGTGGAATCCTAATGGCGAGTTTGCCGCTCTTCACTCGATGAATAAATTAAGAGTTTCATTTATAAAGAAATCTCTTGGGCATCTTCAGGCACATAATATCAACCCATCAAAGCCTCTTAAAGATTTCAGAATACTTGATGTTGGGTGTGGAGGTGGAATACTCTCTGAG CCACTTGCAAGACTTGGTGCCAATGTGACAGGAGTTGATGCCTCTGCACGTAATATACATGCCGCTTTAAAACATGCATCTTATGATCCAACAGTGGTGAACAGAGTTACATACAAATGTGTTACGGTTGAAGAGCTTGCTGAAAAAGAACCAGAATCGTATGATTGTGTTGTGGCTTCAGAAGTCATTGAACATGTAATGGATATAGacacttttctttttgctaGCTCACAGCTGATAAAG CCAGGTGGATCGTTAGTAGTCACCACAATCAATCGAACAGCTTTGTCATATGCTGCTGCCATTGTGGGAGCAGAGTATGTTCTCAGATTAGTGACGCCGGGGACTCATGATTGGAACAAGTTTGTTACAGTGGAGGAACTGTCTGATCTTGTATCTGAAA aTGGTTCAGAGGTTGTTGAAGTAAAAGGAATGTCTTATTTGCCAATTTTCAACAAATGGTGCTGGATTGAAGACACAAGTGTAAACTATGCCCTAAGggcaataaaaaatgaaacaacattTTCGAATTCACCACCAGAGGAGCAAACAACAAGGACAGACAATGGATAG
- the LOC138053379 gene encoding ubiquinone biosynthesis O-methyltransferase-like isoform X1 — translation MSPRAVQCGLLSSRIIRITRRVLNTRYFCVSAKSTVDEEEIEKLSRPTSDWWNPNGEFAALHSMNKLRVSFIKKSLGHLQAHNINPSKPLKDFRILDVGCGGGILSEPLARLGANVTGVDASARNIHAALKHASYDPTVVNRVTYKCVTVEELAEKEPESYDCVVASEVIEHVMDIDTFLFASSQLIKPGGSLVVTTINRTALSYAAAIVGAEYVLRLVTPGTHDWNKFVTVEELSDLVSENGSEVVEVKGMSYLPIFNKWCWIEDTSVNYALRAIKNETTFSNSPPEEQTTRTDNG, via the exons ATGTCTCCTCGAGCGGTGCAATGTGGTCTTCTTTCCTCTCGAATTATTCGTATTACCCGAAGGGTTCTCAACACAAGATATTTTTGCGTTTCAGCCAAG AGTACAGTTGATGAAGAGGAAATAGAGAAGCTGAGTCGACCGACAAGTGACTGGTGGAATCCTAATGGCGAGTTTGCCGCTCTTCACTCGATGAATAAATTAAGAGTTTCATTTATAAAGAAATCTCTTGGGCATCTTCAGGCACATAATATCAACCCATCAAAGCCTCTTAAAGATTTCAGAATACTTGATGTTGGGTGTGGAGGTGGAATACTCTCTGAG CCACTTGCAAGACTTGGTGCCAATGTGACAGGAGTTGATGCCTCTGCACGTAATATACATGCCGCTTTAAAACATGCATCTTATGATCCAACAGTGGTGAACAGAGTTACATACAAATGTGTTACGGTTGAAGAGCTTGCTGAAAAAGAACCAGAATCGTATGATTGTGTTGTGGCTTCAGAAGTCATTGAACATGTAATGGATATAGacacttttctttttgctaGCTCACAGCTGATAAAG CCAGGTGGATCGTTAGTAGTCACCACAATCAATCGAACAGCTTTGTCATATGCTGCTGCCATTGTGGGAGCAGAGTATGTTCTCAGATTAGTGACGCCGGGGACTCATGATTGGAACAAGTTTGTTACAGTGGAGGAACTGTCTGATCTTGTATCTGAAA aTGGTTCAGAGGTTGTTGAAGTAAAAGGAATGTCTTATTTGCCAATTTTCAACAAATGGTGCTGGATTGAAGACACAAGTGTAAACTATGCCCTAAGggcaataaaaaatgaaacaacattTTCGAATTCACCACCAGAGGAGCAAACAACAAGGACAGACAATGGATAG